ATAATTATTACTACTACAATATGTACAGATGTGATGTGATGGGATGTGTGTATGTGAGTTGTTTAATTATCTAATCAAATACACACATCCCATCACATCTTTAATATCTTAATTAAGAAGAGCCTTCTTCATTCTCTGAGCCCTAACATTATAAGAAGTCAAAGAATGTCCAAGAATAAATTTAAAGCAGTGAAGGAAACTTTGCCTAATTAATTTGGAGTTAAAGAGACAAAAAGGAGGCTAATTAATTGTTTGAAATATATACTTAACCAAACATACCATTCACACTTAAATATAAGAACATAAAGTTAGGTTTCATTATATATCAGCAGATAGTAGGCCTCAACAAAGTCCACAGTTTGTAAATGGTGCAATGCAAGCGTTAGGCAGCATAGGAATATATAAAAGGGTGAGCCATGGAGTTCCAAACTCCTAAGTTATCCCTGCTTGTTGCCTTTTACCCTTAACGAAGCAAAATTCAGAAGCATCCAAACTTTTCTGGGAAGAAGtttctactatatatataaccatATTACATACTGCAATATGTTAGGGCAGCATAATTCATGTATAGCCTTTTACCTCCACGAGTTAGCATTCTGTCATTGATTCGGTTCTCCCTAGACTCGTGCCTTCCTAGACACGAAAGCATATGCATGCAcgttcctttattttatttctttctttttcttaatttaatggaaagaaaatgagtttgtctaacttaaaaaagaaaaagaacaccttctctctcagctttccACAAATTCATTTCCTCAAACTCCTCGCTTTGAATTCATTCGATCTGAAGTTAAGTTTTCAGGCATTCAAAAACCATAGGGGGCTACAAAGATGTAAAGAACATCACTTTAAACTTCATTCtaatacatataatataatcATACAAGTTTTTCATGAATtgtttaccccaaaaaaaaattttcgtgaatattataatattacatCTCTCCTTTGTTAACCAAATGGGTTTCGCCATCTTGGTTTTATAGCTAGGTTTCTACCTGTCCTAGTTGATTCATTCCTGAAAAGATCTAAAGCTGGTAGGGGcaagcaacttcatgaatcCAGAATGTACCTGCTACTACTAGGGATTTCCAAGAATTAAACAGCTAGCATTTCTTGGTGCATTTCAATTAGCTTCCGAGATCTGAATCTTAACCTTTTATTTTCCCTTCTTTGTTTCACTTGGGTTCGACTCAAACAGTTCAGAAACCTAGATAGGAAATCTCTTCTAATTAAGTGGACAACTCCTCTAATTCTAGTTATAAGCTTTGGGGTCAAAATCTTCAATCTTTGAAAAGGTAGAGAGATAGTGGCTCATATTGTGAATGGGAAAGTGACATTTATTGGTTTCTAGTCTAGAGTTCTCACAGTGCTAAATCACATAATTCTCTATGttgatttttctctttattttcatGAACATTTCAAAGATCTAAACAGGTAGAGTAGAAGAAATGCTAGCGCCTTAACAATTTAGAAACAGTTTCTATAGTATATCTTCTTCCTAGCTAATATAGATAAGTAGGTATAGTgagagtgtgtgtgagagagaaataGCTAGATTGAGCAGATGAGTGGCTTAGAACCAGCAGGTTCTCGCTATGTCCACCAGCTCCTGGGACCAGAGCTCCAACTACAAAGACCATCACAGCCCCAACTCACAGATTCCAAACACTCTCCAGAGAAAGACCAAAGACCTAGTGCGGACCCTGATGCCCCCACTACAAGTTCAGGAGCAACCTCTAGTCGCAGGCCTCGTGGCCGTCCTGCTGGTTCCAAAAACAAGCCCAAACCACCGATAATCATCACCAGGGACAGCCCAAATGCACTGAAATCCCATGTACTTGAAGTCTCTGCAGGTTCAGACATTGTTGAGTCAGTCTCAAACTACGCCTTGCACCGTGGCCGTGGAGTTTGCGTCCTTAGTGGCAGTGGTTTTGTCACCAATGTAAATTTGCGACAGCCAGCATCACCAGCTGGGAGTGTTGTAACATTACATGGGAGGTTTGACATTTTGTCTCTGACTGGGACAGCTCTGCCACCACCAGCTCCTCCGGAAGCTGGTGGTTTGACTATTTTTTTGGCAGGTGGGCAAGGACAAGTCATGGGAGGAAGCGTGGTGTCACCTTTGACAGCTTCAAGTTCTGTGCTGTTGATGGTTGCATCATTTGCTAATGCAGTGTATGATAGGTTACCATTGGAGGAGGAAGAGTCAGGAGTGCAGGTACAGCCTACAGCTTCACAAACTTCGGGAATGACCAGTGGCCAATTGGGTGATGGAGGAAGCGGTGGCAGCAGTGGTGGTGTTCCTTTTTATAATTTGGGGGTGAGCATGGGAAATTATACAGCCTTACCTGGTGATGTTTTTGGTAATTGGGGTAGTGGCAATGCAGCTAGGCCACCATtttagtattgtatttctcataAGATGAGGGGGGTGCTATTATCAACCACCTCTCTCAGACTTTGCGGAAGCAGGGGCTTTGTGTCAGATGAGTTGGAAGTGGAAGGGGGTGCTTTTAGATGTTTGCTGTCAGAATGTTGGTATATGTATCTTGGATTTGACTGTTGAGATGAACATATATATGGAGAAGATGAAGATTTCAATGGTCTGCAGGcaaataaatattaatcaaGAAGAAAGTAGAATGAAAATCCTGTGATATTTCATCAGGACAAACATGTTTCTGAGGGAAAAACTCGTGATATATATAGAATGTATTTTTTATGGGGATATATAGAACATGACCCTCAGTTGTGAGGATGTAATGTGAGCCTCATTTGGAGCACAGGACATGGAAAATCCTCCATATCTGTAAGTCCAATTTATGTACAAAATATCATgacattgtttttatttcttctttttcaattgtTAAGAGattttccccttttttctttttcttgttttaacaaattttggATTTGTGGTAGATTTTCCAAATGCACATTTTctagagttttatttttaatggctAATTTCACACACTCTGCATTCTCCCAGAAAGGTTAAAGGGGACTGAAGAAAACCGAAAGCAAAAATAAAGCTAGTACTGAAAAAGAGCaaattgattaaattatttattatctaGTAGGCTAGTTATATTAACCTGTAAACCATTTTAGTACTAGCTTTCTTCAATAGGAAGCCTAGTATCCTGGAAAGCATGGTTGTTCCGATTGGTTTATCGCACCTGAGTCCAACGAACGCGCTATGCGGCCGTGGACGTGGCTACACGCGCGCTCGTGACggggtctttttttttcattttttgattcGGTTGATACAGTCCGATTCGGTTAGAAACAAGCCCCGAATCTGTCCGACATGGGccaaaataagtgttttaaaaaaaaaaatgcaaattttgtcAAAACACACCATTTTGACAATctagtttaatgaaaaaaaaaactctaaactCATCTCAAACTCTCTATgactctctcattctcttcgtctcccatctctctctctctctaacttatGACTCTCCCTTACACTCCCTCCATATCTCTTTTGCCTCACTAACCCAAGCTCACTCTACTTTTGCTCTTAAATTGGTATGTGTTtaccattatataaaaaaatatgcttagCAATATGTAGAAAATatagttaaaaatatatttaataatttattgataaatatgtaagtgcacaattgtacccgaacccaaaaacaaatgtgggctcaggcccaatgagccttagacaataagatttgtagagtgtggatttgaaatctaagttaGGGATGTTGGAAGCTTGATTGGCAGGTTATAGTGTCGTAACctatgcaaatgataaacaaatataacaaagagaccttctcggacgtaagccgaaaaCGATTTGTATAgattttctctttctatgcccCAGTTTACAATTCCTAGTTCTCTTTTAATTAAGGAGCCAAtctccttctctttcctctctcgtatccttatatacttcttcatcttcactggctcatccacgtgtcatacaaatcttttccttagatacttgtctcatcgaccaccttcttgaagtctttaaacaaTAGCAGGAAGGTTGAATTCCACTgctcagaggtcatttccccattaatgcggccagggaggtagatgcaaggtttttaatgtggaagtagcagccttttccttagatatttctctcacatccttgcgtctagagggtgcttggatcgcCCTCTTACCAATAAGTTTTTctagaattctgcctttaaccttcttgaCAAGTCCTAGGGTCATCGtcgggcctgtccgaggagacattcctcctccaacagctcctcggacctttacagtGCAGACTGACTTGTGAGCCTGGAGGCCTttaatcaaaaacaaactggtacccgtcaagaaagcccaaagcccaaatgtttattcaggAATTTTTACCCTCCACAAAATATATCCCGTCGCACCCGTgccctattttttcaaaaatttccaaCTCGCCGcaccacacccacacccacacccacacccgcGCCTACGTCTGCATCCAAACCCAAATCTGCACTGTGTTTCCTAGCTATAACATCATTTGTTTTATTCTCTTCAGCTATTTGATCAAGGTAGAGCAAGCACTGAAAGAGTTTGGTTGATTTTTAACCAGCTGCCAGCACATTCATTTCACTTGTTGCCAcgcaaaataagaaaataaaacaaaaatagaggaaaaaaattcaGAACAACCATCTCGGgcagaaaagaaaacccaacttCCCAAGAGTGGGAAAACATGCATGCACCAAGGTATTGGAGCTTTGAagtgttgaaacttgaaaaatatgaaaGTGAGCTGGGAGGCTGTCTTCTTTAGAATTTCGGAAATATGCTTATTAATTTACATGctcatttgatcatttttttaatgttagaCTAGCTATGTGGAGCTGGGTTGTGTTTAATCTAATTTTTGGTCTGATCCGACTTGAAAGTACTACGGttttaaataagagattttttGAATCTTAGTCCATAGAATGAAGGTTTGGCCGGATTTTAGATCCAttgtttcacacacacacacacacacacatatatatatatataatttcgcTTCATATTAGGGCTTGATGAATTGATGTATTGTAATTGCCACTTCAGTATTTTTTTCCTTGagattgtgaaaaaaaaaaaaaaaacgtagtaACTCCATAGATGTAAGTAAACTGCCAAACCATATAGATCTTATTGAAAAGATTTGAACTAAGGTCTAGAAGATTGAAACAATTATGAAGCAAACAAAGAACTCAGAATTTTAGAAAACcagaaaatgaaggaaagagtgagaaacagagagaaacagagagaaaagaaagaaagctccATAATTTTTGTAACTGCTTGAATGAATTGATTTGCATTACAACTATCTGtatttatacataaaattgactgTAACTACTTAATTAACCAACCCTGAAATCACGGAATGGATCCGTGAAAGGTGAAGCTAAAACTAATGAACTTTCCCGCCTAATCTCAACTGACAACAGACTCATATATGTGATTAATAGAACGACAGCGTTTGCACTTAATCATCATAACTGGAAATAAATACAGCGACATCGTTTAGAAGACTAGCCGTTGTTGTTGCTCTGTtcttgagttttgaaaactagCCGTTGGGACTTCTCAATTGTAGGCTTAGCATTAGATATCTCaacatcccccctcaaactcgAGGCAAAATTAGCTAAGAGTTTGCTGCGAAGAAACACAAAGTGAGGGCCAGGCAAAGGCTTAGTGAAAATGTCAGCAAAGTTGTCGCGGCCAGAAATGAACTTAATGCCCAAACCATGACGAAGAACACATTCACGGACATAACGATAGTCCACTTCAATGTGCTTCGTCCTAGAATGAAACACAGGGTTGAAGGCCAAGGAAATTGCAAAATTGTTGTCACACCAAAGAACAGGAATGTGTGGAAGAGATAAACCAAGCTTTCTGAAATGAGTACGAAGCCAAGCCAATTCAGCAACAGTGGAGGCAAGTCCGCGATACTCAGCTTTAGTTGATGAAAGTGAGACAGGGGATTGCTTCTTGGAAGACCAAGAAATGGGGCTAGAACCAAGAAAGACCAAGATACCAGTTGTAGATTCCCTATCAGATGGGTCACCAGCCTAATCTGTGTCTGAGAAGGCTAAGAGAGTGATAGGACCAAGAGCTATATGAATTCCAAAATGTAATGTGCCTCGAACATAGCTAAGAACCCTTTTAGCAGCATCAAAATGAGAGGTAGTAGGATGATGCATGAACTGACACAGCTGACGAACATTGAAAGCTAAATCAGGGCGAGTGAAGGTTAAGTATTAGAGTGCCGCAACCATACTCTTGTACTCAGAAGGGTCAAGTAAGAGAGAACCCTCATAAGGAGTAAGGCGTGTAGATGGACAGCAGGGGATCTTTGTAGGCTTTGCATTCTCCATGTGAAAACGATGAAGAATATCAAAAGCATACTTGGACTGACATAAAGAGAGCCCAAATTTGGTAGGTGAGATTTGAATACCAAGGAAATAAGAGAGAGCCCCAAGATCTTTAAGCTCAAAGGCATGACTCAAGGCAGTGATGGGGTGAGAGAGCTGTGGAGGATCATTACCAGTGATGAttatatcatcaacatagagtAGCAGATAAATGGTAGTCTGATGATGGTGATAAATGAACAATGAAGGGTCTGCCAAGGAGGCCATAAAACCAAGATGCAGAAGCTGAGAAGTGAAGCGATCAAACCAAGCCCAAggagcttgtttaagtccatataATGAATTGTGAAGCTTGCAGACATGAGAAGAAAATTGAGGGTCAACATAGCCAGCAGGCTATTGCATATAGACCTCTTACTGAAGAAAACCATGTAAGAAAGCATTTAAAACATCAAGCTATCTGAGGGACCATCTGAAACTCACTGCAATGGTAAGAATAAGTCTGGCTGTGGCTGGTTTGACAACTGGGCTAAATGTCTCTATGTAATCAATACCAGCCTGTTGGTGAAAGCTCTGGCAACTAGTCTTGCCTTATATCAAGCTATCGAGCCATCACTGTGCAACTTCAATTTGTAGACCCATTTGCAACCCACAAGATTAATTCCAGGGGCAGCAAGGACTAATGACCAAGTGTTCTGTCTTTATAAGGCAGAGAACTCCTCATCCATGGCCTTTGTCCACTGAGGATATTGAAAGGCAACTTTATATGAAGGTGGCTCTATGAAAGTGTAGTCTAGAACAGCCTTGTAGCGGAGCTTCTTTTTAGTAATGCCATGTTTAGACCTGGTAGTCATAGGGTGTGTATTGGTAATTGGAAGGATAGGATCTGGTGCAGTAGGAGGAATGGGACTGGATAAGGGTGAACAAGGATTAGTGGATATAGGAGCTAGTTGGGAATCTGTAGGAGCTAGTGGATCAAGATTAGGTATAGGACTGGAAGAGGCAGGTGTTGTAGAGTGCAAAGGAGGAAGAGTATGAGTGGTATGAGAGGAAGGACTGACAGAAATAGAACTAGAGGAGGTGGGAGGAATATAGGAACCAAGAATTGAAGGTTGATTGGATGAATGTAAATAGAGAAGATTAATTAGCCAGATGTCAAGCGTTGGTTTGACAGAATGTGGAAGAGAGGTAATATGAGAAGAAGTGGAAGGAAACTTGGACTCATTAAACAGTACATGCCTGCAAGTGTATAAGTGGTTAGATTTAACATCAAAACACAAATACCCCTTAGAAATAATAGAATAACCCAGGAAAATACATTCAGTAGTCCTATGCTTAAGTTTGTGTTTAGTTTAAGGTCTAAAATAAGGGTAGCAAGCACAACCAAACACTTTAAGAGAAGTGATATCTGGATGAGAGCTATAAAGCTTGAACCAAggtgaaagaaaacaaagtgaAGCAGTAGGTAAGAGATTAATATGGGTTATGGCTGTTTGAACAGCAAAAGACCAAAACTATGAAGGTAAGGAAGCTTGGGAAAGTAGAGTAATGGTGGTTTCTATTAAGTGTCTATGTTTCCTCTCCCCTAACCCATTTTGCTAAGGAGTATAGGGACAGGAGAGTTGATGGTGAATACCATGAGAAGACAGATAAGATTCAAAAGTTTGGAGGTGTATTCCCCACCACCATCAGATCTAAGTGTCTTAATGGTTGCTGAAAACTTATTGGTAACCATAGCATGAAAGTGCACAAACTTAGTGTAAACTTCAGATTTTGTGTGAAGTAAGTACAACCAAGTAAAACGTGTATAATGGTCAACAAAAATGACATAACATTGAAATCCATTTATTGAATTAAGAGGTGCAAGACCCCAAAGATCAGTATGTACAAGCTCAAATGGTGCAGTAGCAACAAATCTAGAGCTAGGAAAGGGAAGTTTATGCATTTTGCCATGTAGACAATGAACACAAAAATCTACTAAGTTTGTGTTCTTATTAAAAGACAAGTATTTGtgttgaaaaagaaatttaagaaCTTGGGAATTGGGATGACCAAGTCTGTTGTGCCATAGAAGCCAACTAGGTGATGAAGTGGAGACTGAATTGCAAATTTTATGAGGAATGAGAAGCTTAGGTGCCTTGTGAAGGTAAATAGGATACACCCCACCTTCACTCTTGCCCTTGTAGGGCACTTTCCCCGTGGCCAAGGCCTGAATAGATAAGGTGTTTTCATCAAAATAACACCAACACTAATTGtcatgaaaaattttgtggacTGATGCAAGATTGGAAGCAATAGTAGGGACTCTTAACACATTTCTAAGTTGTATTACAGAATTAGAAGATGGAATAAGAGTGTTACCTATGTGTGTGATAGGGAGAGTTTGTCCATTACCCACTGTGAGATGATCTTGTCCATTGTAAGGTTTAGGAAAGCTTAGGTGATTAAGACTGGAGGTAACATAGTCTGTAGCTGCACTGTCTGCTAGCCAAGGCTGCTCTTGTGCAAGCATAGAGTTGGAGG
This portion of the Castanea sativa cultivar Marrone di Chiusa Pesio chromosome 7, ASM4071231v1 genome encodes:
- the LOC142643626 gene encoding AT-hook motif nuclear-localized protein 25-like, with translation MSGLEPAGSRYVHQLLGPELQLQRPSQPQLTDSKHSPEKDQRPSADPDAPTTSSGATSSRRPRGRPAGSKNKPKPPIIITRDSPNALKSHVLEVSAGSDIVESVSNYALHRGRGVCVLSGSGFVTNVNLRQPASPAGSVVTLHGRFDILSLTGTALPPPAPPEAGGLTIFLAGGQGQVMGGSVVSPLTASSSVLLMVASFANAVYDRLPLEEEESGVQVQPTASQTSGMTSGQLGDGGSGGSSGGVPFYNLGVSMGNYTALPGDVFGNWGSGNAARPPF